The Deltaproteobacteria bacterium genome contains the following window.
CTGACTCGCGTACTGCCCTCTTTTCCACCTGCGTGATCCCGGAAGGAACGCAGACAATGATCCGGGGCCGTATGAGGGTGCGCCGGTTGTGCACTTTCCTGATGAAATGGCGCAACATAGCCTCGGTGATTTCAAAATCGGCAATGACGCCGTCTTTCATGGGGCGGATGGCCACGATGTTGCCCGGAGTTCGGCCCAGCATCATTTTGGCTTCTTTGCCAA
Protein-coding sequences here:
- a CDS encoding rod shape-determining protein, producing the protein MIFDPILGWFSNDLAIDLGTANTLVYVRGGGVVLDEPSVVAVRRNGRGNKVMAVGKEAKMMLGRTPGNIVAIRPMKDGVIADFEITEAMLRHFIRKVHNRRTLIRPRIIVCVPSGITQVEKRAVRES